Proteins from one Triticum aestivum cultivar Chinese Spring chromosome 7A, IWGSC CS RefSeq v2.1, whole genome shotgun sequence genomic window:
- the LOC123148507 gene encoding pre-mRNA-splicing factor syf2: MGKSEPECVNSSNPAHECNDYCLNKIAEAKRRLLEEQPDSWKGPPEDRTVHPDCINASNPYHDCSEYCFKKIADANAAAERGELEKPAGGSGKSGVTPEQADGDDDSERQEDAAAAEDGYPQMTEKQKKLFELQLKMNEARKANQQAMVAEKKRMEPRGESRGVSKEKWLEDRKKKIGKLLDSNGLDMSKSYMLDTQDMAEAKYKKWEKEPAPHGWDVFNQKTLYDAYKKRTKNIEVDMDAYNRAKETDPEFYHEASSLQYGKVSRVAEPNIDRMVNELKERDEKRKAFSRRRKFNEDKDVDSINDRNEHFNKKIERAFGKYTLEIKNNLERGTALPD, translated from the exons ATGGGGAAGTCGGAGCCGGAGTGCGTCAACTCGTCGAACCCGGCCCACGAGTGCAATGACTACTGCCTCAACAAGATCGCCGAGGCCAAGCGCCGCCTCCTCGAAGAGCAACCCGATTCGTGGAAGGGCCCCCCGGAGGACCGCACCGTGCACCCTGACTGTATCAACGCCTCCAACCCCTACCATGACTGCTCCGAGTACTGCTTTAAGAAGATTGCCGACGCCAATGCAG CGGCGGAGCGCGGGGAGCTAGAGAAGCCTGCTGGAGGTTCTGGCAAATCAGGAGTCACTCCAGAGCAGGCTGATGGTGATGATGATTCCGAGCGCCAGGAGGACGCCGCTGCAGCAGAAGACGGTTACCCGCAGATGACCGAAAAGCAGAAGAAGCTGTTTGAGCTGCAGCTTAAGATG AACGAAGCTAGGAAGGCGAATCAGCAGGCGATGGTTGCGGAGAAGAAGAGGATGGAGCCTCGTGGCGAGAGCAGAGGCGTATCTAAGGAGAAGTGGTTGGAAGACAGAAAAAAGAAGATTGGGAAGCTGCTTGATTCGAATGGCCTGGATATGTCAAAGTCTTACATGCTGGATACACAGGATATGGCAGAAGCAAAATACAAGAAGTGGGAGAAGGAACCCGCACCACATGGCTGGGATG TTTTCAACCAGAAAACCTTGTATGATGCATACAAGAAGAGGACAAAAAACATAGAAGTCGACATGGATGCATACAATAGAGCGAAAGAAACCGATCCTGAATTCTACCATGAGGCTTCAAGTCTTCAATATGGGAAG GTGTCTAGGGTGGCGGAACCCAACATCGACCGAATGGTTAATGAGCTCAAGGAGCGGGATGAGAAGCGGAAGGCGTTCAGCAGGAGGCGCAAGTTCAACGAAGACAAGGACGTTGACTCGATCAACGACCGGAATGAGCACTTCAACAAGAAAATCGAGAGGGCCTTTGGCAAATATACGCTTGAGATCAAGAACAACCTGGAAAGAGGGACCGCCTTGCCAGACTAA